A part of Pseudomonadota bacterium genomic DNA contains:
- a CDS encoding Na+/H+ antiporter subunit E gives MNRGLYRTLSRKTLAFFAIWLLLSQSYNAFHIILGLLVSFGVARLNSDHATSPFENIRWSRMLGYLPWLLWRILQSGIHLSFLILHPRLPIDPKLIRYHTNLQEQAGIVLLGNSITLTPGTITAEVNSNELVVHAMDDESAEDLISRRMEQKIAGAFGDTE, from the coding sequence ATGAACCGCGGCCTTTATCGAACCCTGAGCCGCAAGACTTTGGCGTTCTTCGCTATTTGGCTTCTATTATCTCAAAGTTACAACGCATTTCATATTATTCTAGGGCTTCTTGTGTCATTTGGAGTAGCGCGGTTGAATAGTGACCACGCCACATCCCCTTTCGAGAATATCCGTTGGTCGCGGATGCTGGGCTATCTACCCTGGCTCCTTTGGCGGATTCTACAGAGCGGAATCCATCTGTCGTTTCTCATACTTCATCCACGTCTTCCCATTGACCCTAAGCTGATCCGCTATCATACGAACTTGCAAGAACAGGCTGGTATAGTGCTCCTTGGAAACTCCATTACGCTGACTCCGGGTACGATCACCGCGGAAGTGAATTCCAATGAGTTGGTCGTGCATGCTATGGATGACGAGTCTGCCGAAGATCTGATCAGTCGACGGATGGAACAGAAAATCGCGGGAGCCTTCGGGGATACAGAATGA